In the Micromonospora narathiwatensis genome, one interval contains:
- a CDS encoding 4-hydroxy-3-methylbut-2-enyl diphosphate reductase, giving the protein MTDAETTPRTGKRVLLAKPRGYCAGVDRAVQTVEEALRLYGAPIYVRKQIVHNKHVVRTLEAKGAIFVEENEEVPEGATVIFSAHGVAPEVYEQAKARSLKAIDATCPLVTKVHQEARRFAAEDYDILLIGHEGHEEVIGTAGEAPAHIQLVDGPDGVDKVTVRDPNKVVWLSQTTLSVDETLETVGRLKQKLPLLQSPPSDDICYATSNRQHVVKEIAPDCDVVIVVGSRNSSNSVRLVEVALDAGANAGHLVDFAHEIDDAWLADARTVGVTSGASVPDELVQQVLAHLAERGFTDVEEITTANERLTFSLPQELKRDLKAAAAARG; this is encoded by the coding sequence GATGCTGAGACGACTCCCCGGACCGGCAAGCGCGTGCTCCTGGCCAAGCCCCGCGGCTACTGCGCGGGCGTGGACCGGGCGGTGCAGACCGTCGAGGAGGCGTTGAGGCTCTACGGCGCCCCGATCTACGTCCGCAAGCAGATCGTGCACAACAAGCACGTGGTGCGGACCCTGGAGGCCAAGGGCGCGATCTTCGTGGAGGAGAACGAGGAGGTGCCCGAGGGCGCCACCGTCATCTTCTCCGCGCACGGTGTCGCCCCCGAGGTGTACGAGCAGGCGAAGGCGCGCTCGCTCAAGGCGATCGACGCGACCTGCCCGCTGGTCACCAAGGTGCACCAGGAGGCCCGGCGGTTCGCGGCCGAGGACTACGACATCCTGCTGATCGGCCACGAGGGGCACGAGGAGGTCATCGGCACCGCCGGCGAGGCCCCCGCGCACATCCAGCTCGTGGACGGCCCGGACGGCGTCGACAAGGTAACCGTGCGTGACCCGAACAAGGTCGTCTGGCTCTCCCAGACCACCCTCTCGGTCGACGAGACCCTGGAGACCGTGGGCCGGCTCAAGCAGAAGCTGCCGCTGCTCCAGTCGCCGCCCAGCGACGACATCTGCTACGCCACCTCCAACCGGCAGCACGTGGTGAAGGAGATCGCCCCGGACTGCGACGTGGTGATCGTGGTCGGCTCGCGCAACTCGTCCAACTCGGTACGCCTGGTCGAGGTGGCCCTGGACGCGGGCGCCAACGCCGGGCACCTGGTCGACTTCGCCCACGAGATCGACGACGCCTGGCTGGCCGACGCCCGTACGGTCGGCGTCACCTCCGGTGCCAGCGTGCCGGACGAACTGGTCCAGCAGGTGCTCGCGCACCTGGCCGAGCGGGGCTTCACCGACGTCGAGGAGATCACCACCGCCAACGAGCGGCTGACCTTCTCGCTGCCGCAGGAACTCAAGCGGGACCTGAAGGCCGCCGCGGCCGCACGCGGCTGA